The genomic segment CGATGGGGATCTTCACGAGCCTGAACACGTCGGGAATGCTGCTCGGCCCGTTGCTTGCTGGCGCCGTTGGCCCGTACAGCTGGCGGGCCTATTACTTCGTCAGCGCGGGCTGGAGTGTTGCCATCGGGCTATGGCTCGCCTGGTGGTTCAGTCGTTACGCAATCGGAACGCAGCGGGCGGCCTCACCCGACCGCTTTACTGCGCTGCGGCAACTTAGCGAGGCCTTGCGGCAGCAGACCCGGCTCGTGCTTCTGCTTGCTGGCGTCGCCTTCTTGACCAACGCTGCTGGAGCAGGAGCAAACTACCTCTTTGGGGAATATCTCCGGGAACGCTGGCAGACGCCTGAGCAAACGATCGGCATTCTGCTCAGCCTCTACGGGCTCGCCGGACTCCTCGTGGGGCCACTGGCAGGCATGCTCGTTGACCGGCTCGGCATCGTCCAGGCCGGATGGCTTGGCGAAACCGGCATGGCCCTGGCGCTTGTCCTGCTGGCCCTGGCGCCGACGCCGTGGCTCTTCGGCCTCGGGAACTTTCTGCTGGGCACGCTCACAATTGCAAGCTGGGCCGCGATCAACACTTTGGCCATCACCGCGCTGCCGGAATACCGCGGCACCCTTTCGGCCTACGTCGGGGTGGCGAAGTTCTTAGCGCAGGGCGTGGCGCCAAGCTGGTTTACGCCGCTCTACGAGCACCTGACACCCCGGGCCATTTTCCCCGGCGCAGCCTTGCCCGCGTTGCTGACGTTGCCATTGCTCTTCTGGCTCCAGCAGACACGGCGAGGCGCCGGGCAACCCGTGCCACGACGTCCCGAAGCGTAACGAGCACAGGATACGCGCCAGCCTGCCAGGTGTAAGCGCAGGCTGGCGCGCGATGCAGCTTGCGAGGGCGTAAGCTAGCCGTCAACCGGCAGCGATTCGACATCGATCTGCGCGCGCTGGAGCCGGCCACTGTAGTCGATGTAGACTGCCTGCCACTCGCTGAAGACATCGAGCGCGGCTTGGCCAGCCTCGCGGTGGCCGTTGCCCGTGCCCTTGGTACCGCCAAACGGCAGGTGGATCTCCGCGCCGATCGTGCCAGCGTTGACGTAGAAGACACCGGTGTAGACGTCTTCGATTGCCCGGAAGGCCTTGGTAATGTCACGGGTGTAGATCGACGCCGAGAGACCGTAGCGGACGCCGTTGCAGACCTGGATCGCCTCTTCAAGGCTGCGCACGGTAATAAGGGCCGTGACCGGGCCAAAGATCTCCTCTTGCGCAATGCGCATGTCGGGTCGCACATTGATAAAGACAGTCGGCTGGTGGAAGTGACCGCGCGCAAGCTCACCATCGCGGGCAATGCCACCACCACAGAGGATTTCAGCGCCCTCTTGCTGGCCGATCTCGACGTAACGGTGAACGCGTTCGAGTTGCGAGGCGCTGACAACTGGACCGACGTCGGTCTGCGGATCGAGCCCGTTGCCCAGACGGAGCGCGCTGACACGGACTTCGAGCTGGTCAGCCAGCTCACGGAAGACGCCTTCATGGACGATAATGCGGCTGGCCGCAGTGCAGCGCTGCCCAGACGTGCCAAACGCGCTCCAGACGATGCCGTCGAGTGCGAGCTTGAGATCGGCATCGTCCATCACGATGATGGCATTCTTGCCACCCATCTCGAGGCTGACGCGCTTGCCCTGCTGTGCGCAGGCGACGGCGACCTGCTGCCCGATCTCATTGGAGCCAGTGAAGGAGATCAAGGCAACATCTGGATGGTTGACGATGGCGTTGCCGACCGTCTCGCCGCTCCCCAGCACGAGGTTGAGGACCCCCGGCGGCAACCCTGCTTCCTCAAACAACTCGACCAGCCGCACTGCCGAGCGAGCCGTGTAGCTGGCCGGCTTGAAGACGACGGTGTTGCCACAGATCAGCGCGGGCATGATCTTCCACGAAGGGATGGCGATCGGGAAATTCCACGGCGTGATCAGGCCAACGACACCGAGCGGCTTGCGCACCGTCATGTTCCACTTGTGGGGCAATTCCGAGGGCGTCGTCTGGCCCCAAAGCCTGCGGCCTTCGCCAGCCATATAGAACGTCATGTCAATGGCCTCTTGCACGTCGCCACGGGCCTCGGCCAGCACCTTGCCCATCTCTTCGGTCATCTCCCGCGCCAGCTGCTCCTTGCGCTCGACCAGCAACTGGCCGACGCGGAAGAGGATCTCACCCCGCTTTGGAGCCGGGGTTTTGCGCCAGCGGTCAAACGCAGCCTTCGCTGCTTGGACGGCCGCGTCAACATCTTCTGGCCCACTCTGGGCGTAGGTGCCGATGAGCTCGCCAGTGGCCGGGTTACGCCGCTCGTAGGTCGCGCCGCTGCGGGCATCAACCCATTCGCCATTGATATAGTTTTTGAACTGTGCGCCCATGATGTCTCTCCTCCCTGCTCGGGTCAGGCACACACCACTGGTTGCATCTTAACGCACGTCCTCCGCCAGCGGCGAGCCTCGTGCTAAGATGCTGGCGCACGGATGGGAGGCACCAGCAGCCATGGACGCCGTGATTCTGTCGATCGGGACGGAGCTTGTCGACGGTCACCTGACTGACACAAATGTGACGTTTCTCTGCCAAGAGCTGGTAAGCCTTGGCATCGATGTCCGCTGGTCGAGCCAAGTTGGCGACCGGCTTGCGGACATTGTGCGGCAACTGCAGCGAGCATGGGACGATGCGACAGTCATCATCACGACAGGCGGCATTGGCCCAACGGCGGATGATCTGACGCGCGAGGCGATTGCGGCGTTGCTCGACGAAACGCCGACTGTCGACCCGGATGCGCTGGAGACGCTGCGCGGGTTCTTCGCGGCCCGCGGGCAGACGATGCCGGAACAGAACATCAAGCAGGCCTGGCGCATTCCCTCGGCGGAATTGCTACCAAACCCACTGGGGACTGCACCGGGCTGGTTCGTCCGACACGACAACCATGTCATCGTGACTATGCCAGGTGTGCCGCGCGAGATGATCCGGATGTGGCGTGCTGAAGCGCTGCCTCGGCTCTTGCCCTACTGCAGCGGGCAGACAATCCGGATGCACACGCTGAAGACGATTGGGCTCGGTGAATCGGCCGTCGAAGAGCGCCTGATGGACCTCGTTGCGCGTCCCAACCCGATCGTGGCGACCTATGCCAAAGACGACGGCGTCCATGTGCGGATTACGGCTCGCGCGGCCAATGCCGATGAGGCAGAACGCCTGCTTGAAGCAACTGCGGAAGAGGTACGACGACGGCTTGGCCGTCACGTCTATGGCACCGAGGAGACGTCACTTGCCGGCGCCGCGCTTGAGCCGCTGCGCATGTGCGGCTGGACGCTGGCGGTGGAAGAACACGGGAGTGGCGGGCGTGTTGCCGCCTTGCTCAGTGACGCACCAGATGCGGCAACGACACTCCGCTGGGCCATCGTGAAGCCAGATATCCAGGAAGTGACGGGCGAGGCGCTTCAGGCAGTCGCCCACGCGGCGAGTGTCACAGTCCGGCAGACGGCAGGCACAGACTGCGGGCTCGGCGTCGCACTGGCATTTCCAAGCGCCGACCGCGAGGCACGCGTCCGCGGCAGCGTCGCGCTAGCACTGACGACCCC from the Thermorudis peleae genome contains:
- a CDS encoding aldehyde dehydrogenase family protein, which codes for MGAQFKNYINGEWVDARSGATYERRNPATGELIGTYAQSGPEDVDAAVQAAKAAFDRWRKTPAPKRGEILFRVGQLLVERKEQLAREMTEEMGKVLAEARGDVQEAIDMTFYMAGEGRRLWGQTTPSELPHKWNMTVRKPLGVVGLITPWNFPIAIPSWKIMPALICGNTVVFKPASYTARSAVRLVELFEEAGLPPGVLNLVLGSGETVGNAIVNHPDVALISFTGSNEIGQQVAVACAQQGKRVSLEMGGKNAIIVMDDADLKLALDGIVWSAFGTSGQRCTAASRIIVHEGVFRELADQLEVRVSALRLGNGLDPQTDVGPVVSASQLERVHRYVEIGQQEGAEILCGGGIARDGELARGHFHQPTVFINVRPDMRIAQEEIFGPVTALITVRSLEEAIQVCNGVRYGLSASIYTRDITKAFRAIEDVYTGVFYVNAGTIGAEIHLPFGGTKGTGNGHREAGQAALDVFSEWQAVYIDYSGRLQRAQIDVESLPVDG
- a CDS encoding MFS transporter, with the translated sequence MGTASVAERRGLHQRQLLPLHIGATVGPLGSWGLSVIFHQLTVAFGVDRAALSLAIPAYMFAFAGAQLFSGSISDLTSRRTTALLGFFGYGLATAIAGLSWNLPSFLLSQVLQGLTNAFMTPILMATIGDAVEPAQHGRAMGIFTSLNTSGMLLGPLLAGAVGPYSWRAYYFVSAGWSVAIGLWLAWWFSRYAIGTQRAASPDRFTALRQLSEALRQQTRLVLLLAGVAFLTNAAGAGANYLFGEYLRERWQTPEQTIGILLSLYGLAGLLVGPLAGMLVDRLGIVQAGWLGETGMALALVLLALAPTPWLFGLGNFLLGTLTIASWAAINTLAITALPEYRGTLSAYVGVAKFLAQGVAPSWFTPLYEHLTPRAIFPGAALPALLTLPLLFWLQQTRRGAGQPVPRRPEA
- a CDS encoding CinA family nicotinamide mononucleotide deamidase-related protein; translated protein: MDAVILSIGTELVDGHLTDTNVTFLCQELVSLGIDVRWSSQVGDRLADIVRQLQRAWDDATVIITTGGIGPTADDLTREAIAALLDETPTVDPDALETLRGFFAARGQTMPEQNIKQAWRIPSAELLPNPLGTAPGWFVRHDNHVIVTMPGVPREMIRMWRAEALPRLLPYCSGQTIRMHTLKTIGLGESAVEERLMDLVARPNPIVATYAKDDGVHVRITARAANADEAERLLEATAEEVRRRLGRHVYGTEETSLAGAALEPLRMCGWTLAVEEHGSGGRVAALLSDAPDAATTLRWAIVKPDIQEVTGEALQAVAHAASVTVRQTAGTDCGLGVALAFPSADREARVRGSVALALTTPAGEFRQEQSITAPLGELRRRAGLWSAELLHLAGIDLLEQSQE